The window CTGGTGACGATCGGTGAGAAGTTCGATGGCAAGGACCGCGCCTACCTTGAAGCCTTCGGCCTCGGCTGCTCCAACAAGGAGGCCGCGGTGTACGATGCCCTTCGTAGCAAGGTGACTGCCTCCCCTGAGATGTGGACGGATGCCTTCGCCTGGCTCGCCTGGCGCTTGCATGCGCCGCAGGCCGTGGCCGACCAGAAAGCGCGCGCGCTTTCGAAGAAGGTCAGCCCGGATCAAGTGAAGCTCACGTTGACCGCGCTCGGCTTTACCAATAGCGCCGCGGCCGCCACCGCGATGATCGAACTCGCGAACACCGCGGGCTTTGAACAGAAGGACTTGGCGAACTGGTGGGTGAACAACCGCAAGGGCAACCTGTGGAAGGCCTTCGACGTGGATGGCATCCTCAAGGCGATGGGCCAGGATCCTACAAACGTGAAGCTGACCGCCGTGGAAATGCCGGCCGAGCCTGCGAATGCGCCGAAACTGCCGCCCGCCGCCGAGATCGCGAAGCTGCAGGGTGACCCTGCCAAGGGCAAGACCGCGGTGGCCGCCTGCTACATGTGCCACCACATCGGTGACACCGGTGTCGAGTATGGCCCGGACCTCACGAGCTTCGGCAAGCAACAGCCGACGGAAGTCATCGTGAATGCGATCGCGAATCCCTCCGCGGATGTTTCGCACGGCTATGACGGCAGCGAGATCAAGACCAAGGATGGCATCACCATCATGGGCATGGTGCTCAGCGAAGGCGACCCGATCATCGTGAAGTGCCTGGGTGGCCAGACGCAGACCATCGCCAAGTCGCGCATCGCGAGCGTGAAGAAGATGGAGAAGTCGCTGATGTATACCCCCGCCATGCTCGGCCTGACCCCGCAGTCCATCGCCGACATTGCGGCCTATTTGAAGAGCCTGTGATCAAACGCCTGATCGATTGATCAAAGCCCGGCATTCCCCAAGGATGCCGGGCTTTTTCGTGCCGGGATCTCAGGCAGCAAAGCCACCGTCGATCAGCAGGCTGGCACCGGTGATGTAGGCGGACTCCGGGCCTGCGAGGTAAGCGACAAAGGAAGCGATCTCATCGCCGGTGCCGTAGCGGGGCAGTGCCATGAGGCCCTTGAGCGATTCAGCGAAGGGGCCGTCCGCAGGGTTCAATTCCGTGTCCACCGGGCCGGGCTGGATGTTGTTCACGGTGATGCCGCGCGGTCCGAGATCTCGGGCGAGACCTTTGGTCAGGCCAGCCACTGCCGCCTTGCTCGCGGCATAGACGCCGCCTCCGGCGAAGGGCATGCGCTCGGCATTCGTGCTGCCGATGGTGATGATGCGGCCGCCCTCCTTCATGTGATTCGCCGCTTCCTGCGAGGCGACAAAAACGCCGCGGACGTTGATGGCCATGAGGCGGTCGTAGTCGGCGAGGGAGAATTGGTCGAGCGGAGCCATGACGGCGATGCCGGCGTTGTTGACGAGGATATCGAGGCCGCCGAGCTGCTTGACGGTGTCGTTCACGGAGCGCTTCACGGCTTCCGCATCGGCTGCGTCCGCTTGGATGGCGATGGCTTTGCCGCCGGCTGATTCGATTTCCTTCACGACGGCTTCGGCGCGGTCGGGAGAGCTGCTGTAGGTGATGGCGACCGCGGCTCCTTCGGCGGCGAGGCGTTTCGCGATGGCGGCGCCGATGCCGCGCGATGCTCCGGTGACGAGGGCGATCTTGCCGGTGAGCTTGTTGGTCGATTCGGTTTTCATGATGTGTGTCCTGGGGTGGGTCGGTGGTGTTCGTTCCGGCGAGTTGTCAGCCGTGGAAGAGGAATGACATGCCGCTGCCGGTTTGCCCAATGCCGTGATCGTTGGCTGGGCATGCTTATTTGGAATGGCAGCGGTTAGGGCGTGGGCTAGACCCCGAAGACTTGGTCCAGCTCGATCACGTGCTTGCCGGGGCCGAATGTGACGGGTGCCTTGGCCAGCTTCTCGGCGAGGATCGAGGTGGGCAATGGCCGGAACTTCCGGATGAGGCCGAGGCTATTCACGAATTTCAACACGTGGGCCGTGAAGCGTTCGCTGGCCCGGTCGGTGTCCTTCCGGAGCAGGAACCCCGGTCTGAATATGAGGCATTGGTCGAAGCCGAGATTGGCAATGTGCTCGTCGAGTGTGCCTTTCAGCTTGGAGTAGAACACTTTGCTGGTGGCGGATGCACCGTAAGCAGACACCACCACGGCCCGGGAAACTCCATTCCGCTTGGCGATCGCGGCGAACTTCGCGGGGATGTCATGATCGATCTGCCACTGCTTTTCCTTGGAGCCGGCGGCTTTGAGCGTGGTGCCAAGGCATGAAAACCAGACGTCGCCTTTGATGGATTCGGAAACCTCTTCGAGTTTATCGAAGTCGGTGATGACTTCTGAATACTTTGGATGCTCCAGCCCGCTGGAACGACGCACGAAGGCCACCACTTCCGTGTAGCCATGATCCTGTAGCAAGACCTTCACGAGGTCTTTGCCCGTGGCGCCGGTGGCTCCGATGATCAACGCTTTCATGTTCATCTGGGCCCCATGCAACCTGAATGGTCAAACACCTAGTTCATGCCGGGAGTGGAGGACAGATCAATTTGGGCCGTGCTTTCTTGAACAGCCACCTGACCAAGCGCAGCAGCAGGACCGAGAAGATGAATTCGAATCCGAGGATCAACCACACGATGCCGGTGAGGGGGCTGCGTTTCACGGGTTCGCTGCCGCCGTTCAGGGAGAGTTGGTGGAGGATGGCCGTCTCGGCGAAATGGGGTGCATGTTCGACATCGGAGACCAATCGCGGCAAGAGCAGCGATCCATCCGGCAGCGGGATGCTTCCGGCGATCATTTCGGCACCGAGCATGCCGGCTTTTTCATGATCTCCGTGCAGGCGCGTGGAGCCGATGCCGAGCCCGGTGGCGCCGGTGCCGAAGCCCCAAATCACCGGGCCGGAGTCGGCGTCGATGTAGAAGTCGGGTTGCTTCGAGCCGCGCGAGAACTCGCGCCAGCCGGCCGCGAGGCTGTCGACCTGCCA is drawn from Luteolibacter sp. Y139 and contains these coding sequences:
- a CDS encoding 3-oxoacyl-ACP reductase family protein gives rise to the protein MKTESTNKLTGKIALVTGASRGIGAAIAKRLAAEGAAVAITYSSSPDRAEAVVKEIESAGGKAIAIQADAADAEAVKRSVNDTVKQLGGLDILVNNAGIAVMAPLDQFSLADYDRLMAINVRGVFVASQEAANHMKEGGRIITIGSTNAERMPFAGGGVYAASKAAVAGLTKGLARDLGPRGITVNNIQPGPVDTELNPADGPFAESLKGLMALPRYGTGDEIASFVAYLAGPESAYITGASLLIDGGFAA
- a CDS encoding NAD(P)H-binding protein translates to MKALIIGATGATGKDLVKVLLQDHGYTEVVAFVRRSSGLEHPKYSEVITDFDKLEEVSESIKGDVWFSCLGTTLKAAGSKEKQWQIDHDIPAKFAAIAKRNGVSRAVVVSAYGASATSKVFYSKLKGTLDEHIANLGFDQCLIFRPGFLLRKDTDRASERFTAHVLKFVNSLGLIRKFRPLPTSILAEKLAKAPVTFGPGKHVIELDQVFGV